In Colias croceus chromosome 19, ilColCroc2.1, the following are encoded in one genomic region:
- the LOC123700491 gene encoding uncharacterized protein LOC123700491, with amino-acid sequence MEQYLAVVTLSLITTGVSSLQCYQCLINPPPGEYYNTTKRLCVHFDYSDKFIVDCPFSTMCMKQDFYLDIQNGVRINGVLRDCAQQKHEYQDYKNGKWSPKTEVVEAYEEGCSSPDYKGERAVVTKYCYCRSNLCNSSNTNHEGYTDIMGVIVVFNLMKYINSLR; translated from the exons ATGGAGCAATATCTGGCCGTGGTGACTTTGTCGTTGATTACAACAG GAGTATCTTCGTTGCAGTGCTATCAGTGTTTAATTAATCCACCACCTGGAGAGTATTACAACACCACGAAACGTTTGTGTGTCCACTTCGATTATTCTGATAAGTTCATTGTGGACTGTCCATTCTCCACTATGTGTATGAAGCAGGATTTCTACCTTGACATACAGAATGGAG TGAGGATAAACGGTGTTCTTCGTGACTGCGCTCAGCAAAAACACGAGTACCAGGATTACAAGAATGGCAAATGGTCACCAAAAACAGAGGTCGTTGAGGCCTACGAGGAAGGTTGTTCGAGTCCGGACTACAAAGGCGAAAGAGCAGTGGTTACAAA GTACTGCTACTGTCGAAGCAACCTATGCAATTCATCGAACACGAACCATGAGGGCTACACCGACATAATGGGTGTCATCGTCGTTTTTAATCTAATGAAATATATCAACAGTCTTAGGTAG